The following coding sequences lie in one Panicum virgatum strain AP13 chromosome 6N, P.virgatum_v5, whole genome shotgun sequence genomic window:
- the LOC120678965 gene encoding uncharacterized protein LOC120678965, which produces MEPPPAATAARQQPGFFTFLKHGAVVPARNAALFAPLLALTAALAAALLLGNALAVQPLAAAVLLDADAISRADPATAAYRDLVRALRHDLRGLLLAAGGCLLGAVVAGSAIKIATVFAAVAAFPSASSSGGATVAAAVGAAKGNLWGPVLTIAFGYALELACAAAIVALAVLAVALLDYSLLLLFLDALLVLLASLFLVYLTVVCAVAVVVSAAEPGRRGAGAVSRAWRLMRGRGAQAALYVVATCALGAAVSPVYTLTLRWWPRSAAAGAGAGAAYVLLLGAVEVFSTAAVTAYYLECRESTEEEEEIRAGIRYTKLPNGDEANI; this is translated from the coding sequence atggagccgccgccggccgccaccgccgcgcggcagcagccgggCTTCTTCACGTTCCTGAAGCACGGCGCCGTCGTCCCGGCCCGGAACGCCGCGCTCTTCGCGCCGCTCCTTGCCCTcacggccgcgctcgccgcggcgctGCTCCTCGGCAACGCCCTCGCCGTGCAGCCGCTGGCGGCCGCCGTGCTGCTCGACGCCGACGCCATCAGCCGCGCCgacccggccaccgccgcgtaCCGGGACCTGGTCCGGGCGCTCCGGCACGAtctccgcggcctcctcctcgccgccggcgggtgCCTCCTCGGCGCGGTCGTGGCCGGCTCCGCCATCAAGATCGCCACCGtcttcgccgccgtcgccgccttcccctccgcctcctcctctggcGGCGCaaccgtggccgccgccgtgggcgcgGCCAAGGGCAACCTCTGGGGCCCGGTCCTGACCATCGCGTTCGGGTACGCCCTGGagctcgcctgcgccgccgccatcgtcgccctCGCGGTGCTCGCCGTGGCGCTCCTCGACTACTCCCTCCTGCTCCTCTTCCTCGACgcgctgctcgtgctcctcgcCTCGCTCTTCCTCGTCTACCTCACCGTCGTCTGCGCGGTGGCCGTGGTCGTCTCGGCCGCCGAGCccgggcgccgcggcgccggcgcggtgtCCCGCGCGTGGCGCCTCATGCGGGGCCGCGGCGCGCAGGCCGCGCTCTACGTGGTGGCTACCTGcgcgctcggcgccgccgtctCGCCCGTGTACACGCTCACGCTGCGCTGGTGGCCGCGGAGCGCCGCGGccggggccggcgccggcgccgcctacgtgctgctgctgggcgccgtggaggtgttttccaccgccgccgtcacGGCCTACTACTTGGAGTGCAGGGAGAGcacggaggaagaggaggagatcAGGGCTGGCATCCGGTACACCAAGCTGCCCAATGGAGACGAAGCAAACATCTGA
- the LOC120678001 gene encoding uncharacterized protein LOC120678001 produces MAHRGPCRVRLRPGRLPHLPSDLHQEILLRLPPDQPKLLFRCAAVSKAWRNVITKAGLPRQYREHHRVPPHDRARLQLQGRTCGWLRGHDPQFAHSARPRLPDDGHNLVTLDSRHGRVLFRRVRQRRMLVLWDPLAAHYEDVLLQAEFPNANINWSVGILCAAVQPCAMHRPQ; encoded by the coding sequence ATGGCGCATCGCGGACCATGCCGTGTCCGTCTCCGTCCCGGCCGCTTGCCGCACCTCCCAAGCGACCTCCACCAGGAGATCCTACTGCGCCTCCCACCGGATCAGCCGAAGCttctcttccgctgcgctgcggtCTCCAAGGCCTGGCGGAACGTCATCACCAAAGCCGGCTTGCCACGCCAGTACCGCGAGCACCACCGCGTGCCCCCCCATGATCGGGCGCGTCTACAACTACAAGGCCGGACCTGCGGCTGGCTACGTGGCCACGATCCCCAATTTGCCCACTCTGCTCGCCCACGCCTGCCGGACGATGGGCACAATCTCGTCACGCTGGATAGCCGCCATGGGCGCGTGCTATTTCGGAGAGTGCGCCAGCGCCGGATGCTTGTGCTTTGGGATCCACTCGCTGCCCACTATGAGGATGTCCTCCTACAAGCGGAGTTCCCGAATGCCAACATCAATTGGAGCGTCGGcatcctctgcgccgccgtgcagcCCTGCGCCATGCACCGTCCTCAATAA